The proteins below are encoded in one region of Brassica napus cultivar Da-Ae chromosome A6, Da-Ae, whole genome shotgun sequence:
- the LOC106349344 gene encoding cytochrome P450 71B26, which yields MDNIWVLPLLFLIYFVVLVAYKRSKRQQLRKPPSPPGYPIIGNLHQLGVLPHQSLWTLSKKYGPVMLLNLGKVPMVILSSVETAKQALRDHDIHCCSRPTAAGLRELSYNNLDIAFSPFSEYWKDVRKLAVKELFSTKQVHSIKPIMDEQVKKLIDSVAESASQKIPININKTFLDLTKRVVCKAAFGVSFEGTGINSDGFNKLVREAFEMLGSFSAADFIPYVGWIIDQFTGLKGRRERSVRDLDAFYEYVIGLHKEEKKQGREDFVDLLLRLEKEGTVLENDNLTRNHIKAILMNIVLGGVETSAVTLTWAMTELARNPRVMKKVQSEIRNQMGNKSIISFDDTDKLTYLKTVIKETWRLHPPVPLLSPREAMSEFEINGYTIHAKTRLHVNIWAIGRDPDTWKDPEEFFPERFMDNSIDAKGLNFELLPFGSGRRICPAMFMGTTMVEFGLANMLHNFDWKLPEGIMVEDIDMEESPGLSVSKKNELLLVPMKYLDH from the exons ATGGATAACATTTGGGTCCTACCACTTCTCTTCCTAATTTATTTTGTGGTGCTCGTCGCTTACAAACGTTCAAAGAGGCAGCAACTTCGGAAACCACCTTCTCCTCCAGGTTATCCGATCATCGGAAACTTACACCAACTGGGAGTGTTACCACATCAATCTCTATGGACTCTGTCAAAGAAGTATGGTCCTGTGATGCTTTTGAACCTTGGAAAAGTTCCCATGGTCATACTTTCTTCTGTTGAAACCGCAAAACAAGCTCTAAGAGACCATGACATCCATTGCTGTAGCCGCCCTACAGCGGCAG GGCTTAGAGAACTGTCTTACAACAACCTGGACATAGCTTTCTCACCTTTTAGTGAGTACTGGAAAGACGTAAGGAAGCTCGCTGTTAAGGAACTATTCAGTACTAAACAAGTTCATTCCATTAAACCCATCATGGACGAGCAGGTCAAGAAACTGATCGACTCAGTTGCCGAATCAGCTTCTCAGAAAATACCTATCAATATCAATAAAACGTTTCTTGATTTAACTAAACGTGTGGTATGTAAAGCAGCATTTGGTGTGAGTTTTGAGGGAACTGGTATCAACAGCGACGGGTTTAATAAGTTAGTCCGTGAGGCGTTCGAGATGTTGGGAAGCTTCTCTGCCGCAGACTTCATTCCGTATGTGGGTTGGATCATCGACCAGTTCACGGGTTTAAAAGGGAGGAGGGAGAGAAGCGTGAGAGATCTTGATGCGTTCTATGAATATGTGATTGGTCTGCATAAAGAGGAAAAGAAACAAGGGCGTGAAGATTTCGTTGATCTGCTCTTGAGGTTAGAGAAGGAAGGAACTGTTCTTGAAAATGATAATCTCACAAGAAATCATATCAAGGCTATTTTGATG AACATTGTTTTAGGAGGTGTCGAGACATCTGCAGTCACATTGACATGGGCAATGACAGAACTGGCTAGAAACCCTAGAGTGATGAAGAAAGTTCAATCTGAAATCAGAAACCAAATGGGGAACAAATCCATTATTAGCTTTGATGACACAGATAAGCTAACTTACCTGAAAACGGTGATCAAAGAAACATGGAGACTACATCCTCCAGTACCTCTTCTTTCACCAAGAGAAGCAATGTCTGAATTTGAGATTAACGGCTACACCATACATGCCAAGACACGGCTTCATGTGAATATTTGGGCTATTGGGCGTGATCCTGATACCTGGAAAGACCCAGAGGAGTTTTTTCCTGAGAGGTTTATGGATAATAGCATTGATGCGAAAGGGCTAAACTTTGAGTTGTTACCGTTTGGGAGTGGCCGGAGAATCTGTCCTGCAATGTTTATGGGAACAACAATGGTGGAGTTTGGTCTTGCAAATATGCTGCATAATTTTGATTGGAAGTTACCAGAAGGCATTATGGTTGAAGACATCGACATGGAAGAATCTCCTGGACTTAGTGTGAGCAAGAAAAATGAGCTTCTACTTGTTCCTATGAAGTACTTAGATCATTGA
- the LOC106349347 gene encoding cytochrome P450 71B34, whose protein sequence is MATSLYLLYFLVLTLVSVICLKLFKQSNPKLPPSPPTLPIIGNLHQLGELPHQSLRRLSKKYGPVIFMKLGTVPMIVVSTPDTARQALRVFDLNCCSRPSLAGSRKLSYNYKDIAFSPFDDYWKEIRKLSVQELFNIKRVHSIQPIKYEEMRKLMTSLAESASKKSIVNMSEKLLSLTAGVVCRASFGVSFQDTVLDSKRFNELVPEALEILGSFSASDFYPYVGWILDRFTGLHKRRERSAQDLDAFCEQMIDLHLKKGKEENEDFVDLLMKLEKEKVVLGQAKFTRNNIKALLINILLAGIDTSAITMTWAMAELSRNPRLMKKVQSEIREKYGDKELISLEETEELEYMKMVIKETWRLHPTTPLLLPRQVMTEFEIDGYKIPVNTRLQVNVWAIGRDPDAWKDPEEFIPERFMDSNINVKGQNFELLPFGSGRRMCPAIYMGTKMVEFGLANLLNRFDWELPQGMKCEDVKMEEAPGLTIYKKHDLLLVPVKR, encoded by the exons ATGGCAACCTCTCTCTATCTCCTCTACTTTTTAGTCCTTACCCTAGTCTCAGTAATTTGCCTTAAActgttcaaacaatcaaacccCAAACTACCTCCAAGCCCTCCAACGCTTCCAATCATCGGAAACTTACATCAGCTTGGCGAATTGCCACATCAGTCTCTACGGAGACTCTCCAAAAAGTATGGTCCAGTGATATTTATGAAGCTTGGTACAGTCCCAATGATCGTAGTCTCTACTCCTGATACAGCAAGACAAGCCCTAAGAGTCTTTGACCTTAATTGTTGTAGCCGTCCATCATTAGCAG GCTCAAGGAAGCTCTCTTACAACTACAAGGACATCGCTTTCTCTCCGTTTGATGATTACTGGAAAGAAATAAGGAAGCTCTCTGTTCAAGAACTCTTTAACATCAAACGTGTTCATTCGATTCAACCCATCAAATACGAGGAGATGAGGAAACTGATGACTTCACTCGCTGAATCAGCCTCTAAGAAATCTATAGTTAACATGAGCGAGAAGCTTCTTTCTTTAACAGCTGGCGTGGTGTGCAGGGCATCATTTGGTGTGAGTTTCCAAGACACTGTGCTTGACAGTAAGAGGTTCAACGAGTTAGTCCCTGAGGCACTTGAGATTTTAGGGAGCTTCTCTGCCTCAGATTTTTACCCTTATGTTGGCTGGATCTTGGATCGATTCACGGGTTTACACAAACGTAGAGAGAGAAGTGCACAAGATCTCGATGCCTTCTGTGAACAGATGATTGATCTGCATCTAAAGAAAGGCAAAGAAGAGAATGAAGATTTCGTGGACCTTCTCATGAAGTTGGAAAAGGAAAAAGTTGTTCTTGGACAAGCAAAATTCACAAGAAACAATATCAAAGCACTCCTCATT AACATTCTTCTGGCCGGAATAGATACTTCTGCAATAACAATGACATGGGCAATGGCGGAGCTCTCAAGAAACCCACGACTGATGAAGAAAGTTCAATCTGAAATCCGAGAAAAATATGGGGACAAAGAACTAATCAGCTTAGAAGAAACTGAGGAGCTAGAGTACATGAAAATGGTGATTAAAGAAACATGGAGGCTTCATCCTACAACCCCTCTTCTGCTTCCAAGACAAGTAATGACTGAATTTGAGATCGACGGCTACAAGATTCCAGTCAATACAAGGCTTCAAGTGAATGTTTGGGCTATAGGGCGTGATCCAGATGCATGGAAAGACCCAGAAGAGTTTATTCCAGAAAGGTTTATGGATAGTAATATTAATGTGAAAGGACAGAACTTTGAGTTGTTGCCATTTGGGAGTGGTAGGAGAATGTGTCCTGCAATTTACATGGGGACTAAAATGGTTGAGTTTGGTCTGGCAAATCTGCTGAATCGTTTTGACTGGGAGTTACCACAAGGAATGAAATGTGAGGATGTAAAGATGGAGGAAGCTCCAGGACTTACTATTTACAAGAAACATGATCTTCTACTTGTTCCGGTTAAGCGTTAA
- the LOC106350897 gene encoding acetolactate synthase 3, chloroplastic-like, producing MATITNISTSFYKYHHDHSSSKTLIPVSKLALSFAINPRKPSYIHCRSKHGSLFCSAVLNSPPEDLSRRGSDILVESLERQGVETVFAYHGSVSTQGVEAAYAYHGDLSRGSTELYRALKRSSVIRHILSHNVKSPLFAAEGYARSSGKPGICIIAASDRRGGDYLASCLSDTCVPLVAITSQYINNDASMRLMTKHIFQVMNAEDIPKIIEEAFFLATSGRPGLVLINLPEDIQKCYAVPSWESYWEQIVSLIKECKKPMLYVGGGCLNSIDELNRFVQLTGIPVTSAIMGLGSYPSNDDFSLQTFGMQRTVYANHALKECDLLLVFGVGSDEPLPSKAKTVHIDVDASGDSERPLVPVRVDVKLAFQEMNKILEERADKLKLDFKLWRIELKEYKQNTPLSFKPPKEAIPPQFVIQVLNELTDGNAFITTGTGQHHMWAAQFYKCKKPMHWLASRGFEAMGFGLSAAIGASVANPDEVVVYIDGDRSFLKNAPYLPTIVTENLNVKILILDNEYIGVSSLEGDMCYKKSFLGDKATTILPDMLKVAEICKIPGRRVSRREEVRGAIQTMLDTPGPYVLDVIVPDEREIF from the coding sequence ATGGCAACGATCACAAATATATCAACCTCCTTCTACAAATATCATCATGATCATTCCTCCTCAAAAACTCTTATACCAGTTTCGAAACTAGCTCTTTCTTTTGCCATTAATCCTCGAAAACCCTCCTACATCCATTGCCGTAGCAAACACGGTTCTCTCTTCTGCTCTGCAGTTCTCAACTCACCTCCTGAAGACCTCTCCCGCAGGGGCTCTGATATCCTCGTTGAGTCCCTTGAACGTCAAGGCGTTGAAACCGTCTTCGCATACCATGGATCCGTATCCACGCAAGGCGTTGAAGCAGCCTACGCATACCATGGAGACCTCTCCCGTGGATCCACGGAGCTCTACCGCGCGCTCAAGCGCTCCTCCGTGATCCGTCACATCCTTTCTCACAACGTAAAAAGTCCTCTTTTTGCAGCTGAGGGCTACGCTCGGTCCTCTGGAAAACCTGGAATCTGTATTATAGCCGCCTCCGACCGCCGCGGAGGGGACTATCTCGCTAGCTGTCTATCTGACACTTGCGTCCCTCTTGTGGCCATAACCAGCCAATACATTAATAACGATGCCTCAATGCGTTTGATGACAAAACATATATTTCAAGTGATGAATGCAGAGGATATCCCCAAGATCATCGAGGAAGCCTTCTTTCTAGCTACTTCCGGTCGTCCCGGGCTTGTTTTGATTAATCTTCCAGAGGATATTCAGAAATGTTATGCTGTTCCCAGCTGGGAATCTTACTGGGAGCAGATTGTTAGCTTGATAAAGGAATGTAAGAAACCTATGTTGTATGTTGGAGGTGGCTGTCTGAACTCCATCGATGAACTGAATAGATTTGTCCAACTTACGGGAATCCCCGTCACGAGTGCAATAATGGGACTTGGATCTTACCCTTCCAACGATGATTTTTCGTTACAAACATTTGGTATGCAAAGGACAGTGTATGCAAATCACGCTTTAAAAGAATGCGATCTTTTGCTAGTTTTTGGGGTTGGTTCCGACGAGCCTTTAcctagcaaggctaaaacagtTCATATCGACGTCGACGCATCAGGAGATTCTGAGAGACCTCTTGTACCAGTGCGCGTAGATGTTAAGTTGGCTTTTCAAGAGATGAACAAGATTCTTGAGGAACGAGCCGATAAGCTCAAGCTTGATTTTAAACTCTGGAGGATTGAGTTGAAAGAGTATAAGCAAAACACACCGTTGAGTTTCAAACCACCTAAAGAGGCCATCCCTCCACAGTTTGTGATTCAAGTCCTTAACGAGCTAACCGATGGTAACGCCTTTATAACTACTGGTACCGGGCAACATCATATGTGGGCGGCGCAGTTTTACAAGTGTAAGAAGCCCATGCACTGGCTAGCATCAAGAGGCTTCGAAGCAATGGGGTTTGGACTCTCCGCTGCCATTGGAGCGTCTGTTGCAAACCCTGATGAGGTTGTTGTGTACATTGACGGAGACAGGAGCTTCCTAAAGAATGCGCCGTACTTGCCTACTATCGTGACAGAGAATCTTAATGTGAAGATACTTATACTAGACAACGAGTACATTGGTGTCTCCTCCCTGGAGGGAGATATGTGTTACAAGAAATCTTTTCTCGGTGATAAGGCGACAACAATACTACCCGATATGCTCAAGGTTGCAGAAATTTGTAAGATTCCAGGGAGGAGAGTGTCGAGGAGAGAAGAAGTACGAGGGGCTATACAGACCATGCTCGACACACCTGGTCCATATGTGTTGGATGTGATAGTTCCGGATGAGAGGGAAATTTTTTAG
- the LOC106349348 gene encoding cytochrome P450 71B3 translates to MRRFNNHQKQNTKERTTKTMSIILYFFSFLLFSLIFVKKIKESRQNLPPSPPKFPIIGNLHQLRGLLHRCLHDISKKHGPVLLLRLGFVQMVVISSSEAAEEALKTHDLECCTRPKTNASWTFSRDGQNIAFAPYGEAWRELRKLSVLNFFSAKKVRSFRYIREEENDLMVKKLKELAQRKSPVDLSQTLFCLAGSIIFRAAFGQRFEENKHVDKERIKELMFEVQRTASLSSSDLLPAGLGWFMYYLSGQHRRVSQVFVEVDTLLNHIIDDHLKNPEDKTNKDRPDIVDSILDIMHKQEQDDSFKINFDNLKGIMQDIYLAGVDTSAITMIWAMAELVRNPRVMKKAQDEIRTCFGIKQKERIEEEDVDKLQYLKLVIKETLRLHPAAPLLLPRETMSQIKIQGYDIPPKTLLVVNAWSIGRDPKHWEDPEEFIPERFIDCPVDYKGQSFEMLPFGSGRRMCPGMASAIATVELGLLNLLYYFDWRLPEEETDIDMEEAGDTTVIKKVPLELLPVLHE, encoded by the exons ATGCGCAGATTCAATAATCACCAAAAACAGAACACAAAAGAGAGGACAACGAAAACAATGTCGATTATTCTGTATTTCTTTTCGTTTCTCCTTTTCTCGTTAATATTCGTGAAGAAAATCAAAGAATCGAGACAAAACCTTCCACCGAGCCCACCAAAGTTTCCGATCATCGGAAACCTACACCAGCTTCGAGGATTGCTTCACAGATGTCTTCATGATATCTCCAAGAAACATGGACCCGTGTTGCTTCTCAGGCTAGGTTTTGTCCAAATGGTTGTAATCTCATCGAGCGAAGCAGCTGAAGAAGCTCTTAAAACACATGACCTCGAGTGTTGTACCAGACCTAAAACTAACGCCTCATGGACATTCTCGCGTGATGGTCAAAACATTGCCTTTGCGCCATATGGTGAGGCGTGGAGAGAGTTGCGTAAGCTTTCTGTTCTCAATTTTTTCAGCGCCAAAAAAGTTCGATCTTTCAGGTACATCAGAGAGGAAGAGAATGACTTGATGGTCAAGAAACTTAAGGAGTTGGCTCAAAGGAAGTCTCCAGTGGATTTGAGCCAAACACTTTTCTGTCTAGCCGGAAGTATCATATTTAGAGCTGCCTTTGGACAGCGGTTTGAGGAGAACAAGCATGTCGATAAGGAAAGGATCAAAGAACTCATGTTTGAGGTCCAGAGAACTGCATCTCTAAGTAGCTCTGATCTTTTACCTGCTGGTTTGGGATGGTTTATGTACTATTTGTCAGGACAACATAGGAGAGTTAGCCAAGTTTTCGTCGAGGTTGATACTTTGTTGAATCATATAATTGATGATCACTTGAAGAACCCTGAagataaaacaaataaagatcGCCCTGATATCGTCGATTCGATCTTAGATATTAtgcataaacaagaacaagatgaTTCTTTCAAGATCAACTTTGATAATCTCAAAGGAATCATGCAA GATATATATCTCGCTGGAGTAGACACAAGTGCAATCACCATGATTTGGGCAATGGCAGAACTTGTTAGAAACCCCCGGGTGATGAAAAAAGCTCAAGACGAGATCCGAACTTGCTTCGGAATCAAACAAAAGGAGAGAATCGAGGAAGAGGATGTCGACAAGCTTCAGTACTTGAAGCTTGTGATCAAAGAAACCTTGAGACTACACCCGGCAGCTCCTTTGTTACTACCAAGAGAAACAATGAGTCAAATCAAGATTCAAGGATACGACATTCCGCCAAAAACACTTCTAGTTGTTAACGCCTGGTCTATAGGTAGAGATCCTAAACACTGGGAAGATCCAGAAGAGTTCATCCCTGAAAGGTTTATCGATTGTCCTGTGGATTACAAAGGACAGAGCTTTGAGATGTTGCCATTTGGTTCTGGACGGAGGATGTGCCCTGGCATGGCTTCAGCGATTGCGACCGTTGAATTGGGACTCTTGAATTTGCTTTACTATTTTGATTGGAGATTGCCTGAGGAGGAGACAGATATAGACATGGAAGAAGCTGGTGATACTACGGTTATTAAGAAAGTTCCTCTTGAGCTACTTCCAGTTCTTCATGAGTAA
- the LOC106352425 gene encoding cytochrome P450 71B23-like, which yields MSTFLCFLWLTLLLLVTLIFRKKFKTSKLNHPPGPRKLPIIGNLHNLEGLPHKCLQNLSKIYGPVMKLHFGFVPIVIISSKQAAEEVLKTHDLDCCSRPETVATKKISYNFKDIGFAPYGEEWRSLRKLAVMELLNLKKLNSFRYIREEENDLFVKKLSEASVKHFPVNLTKALFTLIASIVCRLAFGQNLHESEFIDEDGMEELASRSEKLQGEFAFSNYFPGGWIVDRITGQSKNLEGLFSELDGFFNQVLDEHLKPGRIVLESPDVVDVMIDMMNKQGEDGHFQLTTDHIKGVISDIFLAGVNTSATTILWAMTELIKNPSVMKKVQEEVRTVLGEKKEKITEQDLNQLSYFKLVIKETFRLHPTAPLLVPRETMSPIKIQGYDILKKNQIMINVYAIARDPKTWENPDEFKPERFADSCIDYRGLNFELLPFGSGRRICPGMTMGIAMVELGLLNLLYFFDWVLPEGTTVKDIDMDEEGALIIGKKVPLELVPTRQH from the exons ATGTCAACTTTCCTCTGCTTCCTCTGGCTTACGCTACTTCTCTTAGTAACACTAATCTTCAGGAAAAAGTTTAAAACCTCAAAACTAAACCATCCTCCAGGCCCAAGAAAACTTCCTATCATCGGAAACTTACACAACCTCGAAGGATTACCACACAAATGTCTCCAAAATCTCTCAAAAATCTACGGACCGGTGATGAAACTCCACTTCGGTTTTGTCCCTATAGTCATAATCTCTTCAAAACAAGCAGCAGAAGAAGTTCTCAAAACCCATGACCTAGATTGTTGCAGCCGACCAGAAACCGTAGCGACCAAGAAAATCTCTTACAACTTCAAAGACATTGGATTCGCTCCGTACGGGGAAGAATGGAGATCTTTGAGGAAGCTTGCTGTGATGGAGCTACTCAATTTGAAAAAACTCAACTCTTTTAGGTatataagagaagaagagaatgacTTGTTCGTCAAGAAACTCTCCGAAGCTTCTGTGAAACATTTTCCTGTGAATCTGACAAAAGCCCTTTTCACTTTAATCGCTAGTATCGTGTGTAGACTCGCGTTCGGTCAGAATCTTCACGAGTCCGAATTTATCGATGAAGATGGTATGGAGGAATTAGCGTCTAGGTCGGAGAAACTTCAGGGGGAGTTCGCTTTCTCTAATTACTTTCCAGGAGGTTGGATTGTTGATAGAATTACGGGTCAAAGCAAAAACTTAGAAGGATTATTCTCAGAGCTCGACGGTTTCTTTAACCAAGTGCTTGATGAGCATCTAAAGCCAGGGAGAATAGTGTTAGAGAGTCCAGATGTGGTAGATGTGATGATCGATATGATGAATAAACAAGGCGAAGATGGTCATTTTCAGCTCACTACTGATCATATCAAAGGAGTCATCTCT GATATATTTCTTGCCGGAGTAAACACAAGTGCTACGACCATACTTTGGGCAATGACTGAGCTAATAAAAAATCCAAGTGTGATGAAGAAAGTGCAAGAGGAGGTTAGGACAGTACTTggagaaaagaaagagaaaatcaCAGAACAAGATCTTAACCAACTTAGCTACTTCAAGCTAGTGATCAAAGAGACATTCAGATTACACCCAACAGCTCCACTGTTAGTACCAAGAGAGACAATGTCACCAATCAAGATTCAAGGCTACGACATTCTCAAAAAGAACCAGATCATGATCAACGTGTACGCGATAGCACGCGACCCGAAAACTTGGGAGAATCCGGATGAGTTTAAACCGGAAAGATTTGCTGATAGTTGTATTGATTACAGAGGACTAAACTTCGAGCTTCTGCCCTTCGGTTCTGGTCGGAGGATTTGTCCCGGTATGACGATGGGGATCGCGATGGTCGAATTAGGATTGTTGAACTTGCTTTACTTCTTTGATTGGGTACTGCCTGAGGGAACAACAGTGAAAGATATAGATATGGATGAAGAAGGTGCCCTTATTATTGGCAAGAAAGTTCCTCTTGAACTTGTGCCAACGCGCCAACATTAA
- the LOC106437049 gene encoding cytochrome P450 71B22-like — protein MSIFIYFILLLPLLLIFLKRFSPSKGKLPPGPIGLPLIGNLHQLGKSLHRSFHKLSQDYGSVMFLRFGVVPVVVFSTREAAEEVLKTHDLETCTRPKLSATRLFSYNYKDIGFAQYGDDWREMRKLAMLELFSSKKLKAFRYIREEESELLVKKLSKSADTQTLVDLRKALFSLTASIICRLAFGQNFHECDFVDMDKVEELVLESETNLGSFAFTDFFPTGLGWIIDRISGQHSELHKAFARLSNFFQHVIDDHLKPDQPQDHSDIIGVMLDMINKESKVGSFKVTYDHLKGVMSDVFLAGVNAGAITMIWAMTELTRHPRVMKKLQQEIRETLGDNKEKITEQDLERVQYLKFVIQETFRLHPPAPLLLPRETMSDIKIQGYNIPKNTMIEINTYSIGRDPNCWENPNDFIPERFVDSPVEYKGQHYELLPFGAGRRICPGMATGITIVELGLLNVLYFFDWSLPDGMTIDDIDMEEAGAFVVAKKVPLELIPTPHQW, from the exons ATGTCCATCTTTATCTATTTCATCTTACTCTTGCCTCTCCTCTTAATCTTCTTGAAACGCTTCTCACCCTCTAAAGGGAAGCTTCCTCCAGGACCTATAGGCCTTCCTCTCATCGGAAACTTGCATCAACTTGGAAAATCTCTCCACAGATCTTTCCATAAACTCTCTCAAGATTATGGATCTGTGATGTTTCTTCGTTTCGGCGTGGTCCCTGTTGTTGTCTTCTCCACAAGAGAAGCAGCTGAGGAAGTTCTCAAGACTCATGATCTCGAGACTTGTACTCGACCAAAGCTATCTGCCACCAGGTTGTTTTCTTACAACTACAAAGACATTGGTTTTGCTCAGTACGGTGATGACTGGAgagagatgaggaagcttgcgATGCTCGAGCTCTTCAGCTCCAAAAAACTAAAAGCGTTCAGGTATATCCGAGAGGAAGAGAGTGAATTGCTCGTCAAGAAACTCTCTAAATCTGCCGATACACAAACTTTGGTGGATTTGAGAAAAGCTCTTTTCTCTCTTACCGCGAGTATCATATGTAGACTCGCTTTTGGACAGAACTTCCACGAGTGCGATTTTGTCGATATGGACAAAGTTGAGGAGTTGGTGCTCGAGTCTGAGACCAATCTTGGCTCATTCGCGTTCACTGACTTCTTCCCCACGGGCCTTGGGTGGATTATAGACCGGATCTCTGGCCAACATTCCGAGTTGCACAAAGCCTTTGCAAGACTTAGTAATTTCTTCCAACATGTGATCGATGATCATTTGAAGCCTGACCAACCTCAAGATCATTCAGACATCATTGGTGTCATGCTGGATATGATCAATAAAGAGAGCAAAGTTGGCTCTTTCAAAGTCACATATGACCATCTTAAAGGAGTCATGTCG GATGTATTTTTGGCGGGAGTAAACGCAGGAGCGATCACCATGATATGGGCGATGACAGAGTTAACCAGACATCCAAGAGTGATGAAGAAACTCCAACAAGAGATTCGAGAAACTCTTGGtgacaacaaagaaaaaatcaCTGAACAAGATCTAGAGAGAGTTCAGTACTTGAAGTTTGTGATCCAAGAAACATTCAGATTACACCCACCAGCTCCCCTCTTACTTCCAAGAGAGACAATGTCTGACATCAAGATTCAAGGTTACAATATACCAAAAAACACAATGATCGAGATCAACACTTACTCAATAGGACGTGATCCTAATTGCTGGGAAAATCCTAACGATTTCATCCCCGAGAGGTTCGTCGATAGCCCTGTTGAGTATAAGGGTCAACATTACGAGTTGTTACCCTTCGGTGCTGGTCGTAGGATCTGTCCTGGGATGGCTACGGGGATAACTATCGTGGAGCTTGGTTTACTCAACGTTCTTTACTTCTTTGATTGGAGTTTGCCTGATGGTATGACCATCGACGACATAGACATGGAAGAAGCTGGAGCTTTTGTCGTCGCCAAGAAAGTTCCCCTTGAGCTTATACCGACTCCACATCAATGGTGA